In a genomic window of Pangasianodon hypophthalmus isolate fPanHyp1 chromosome 19, fPanHyp1.pri, whole genome shotgun sequence:
- the paqr8 gene encoding membrane progestin receptor beta, with product MSSGVLGRLSTLTLNIKQLVGLPCLSPSLCSLPSPQATVGSSHVPGLFREPYIHSGYRPVGQPWHYYALSLFQSHNELLNVWSHLLAVPAVLLRFWLFAATRSLTLDASSLPLCLYILSALTYLTCSTLAHLLQSHSELSHYSLFFLDYVGVAVYQYGSALAHYFYCAEEEWRQSLVGVLFLPGAALLGWLSCASCCFAKLHYRRPYPLRRKIFQIVPTSMAYMLDISPVALRLATRPCHEPVLVLHTLQVAFFLMAAFFFSCPVPERFFPGKCDIVGHGHQIFHIFLVMCTMCQMEAVFKDFLVQRSSVVQVHGEWSIWLAAGSFFVLVLCSMLTAARMRLGVQRQLQEERMKNE from the coding sequence ATGTCAAGTGGAGTTTTAGGCCGTCTGAGCACACTGACACTCAACATTAAGCAGCTAGTTGGCCTGCCTTGTCTTTCCCCCTCCCTTTGTTCCTTGCCATCCCCTCAGGCCACCGTGGGATCCTCACACGTGCCCGGCCTATTCCGTGAGCCCTACATCCATTCCGGCTACCGTCCTGTAGGCCAGCCATGGCACTACTATGCACTCAGCCTCTTTCAAAGCCACAATGAGTTGCTGAACGTCTGGTCACACCTTCTAGCTGTACCTGCTGTGCTGCTACGCTTCTGGCTCTTTGCCGCCACAAGAAGCCTGACTCTAGATGCCTCATCGCTGCCCCTCTGCCTCTACATCCTTTCAGCTCTGACCTACCTCACCTGTAGCACGCTAGCCCACTTGCTTCAGTCTCACTCAGAGCTCTCCCACTACTCCCTCTTCTTCCTGGATTATGTCGGCGTGGCTGTGTATCAGTATGGATCGGCGCTGGCTCATTATTTCTACTGCGCTGAGGAGGAATGGAGGCAGAGCCTGGTGGGGGTACTGTTCCTGCCTGGCGCTGCTCTACTGGGCTGGTTATCGTGTGCCAGCTGCTGCTTCGCCAAGTTGCACTATCGCCGTCCATACCCACTGCGCAGGAAGATCTTCCAGATTGTGCCCACTAGCATGGCATACATGTTGGACATCAGCCCTGTGGCACTCCGACTAGCCACGAGACCCTGCCATGAGCCGGTGCTGGTGCTGCACACCCTGCAAGTGGCCTTCTTCCTGATGGCTGCCTTCTTCTTCTCGTGCCCGGTGCCTGAGCGCTTCTTCCCAGGGAAGTGTGATATTGTAGGTCATGGGCACCAGATCTTTCACATCTTCCTGGTCATGTGCACCATGTGCCAGATGGAGGCTGTTTTTAAGGACTTCTTGGTGCAGAGGAGCTCGGTAGTGCAGGTGCATGGAGAGTGGAGCATCTGGCTGGCCGCAGGCTCTTTCTTTGTCCTGGTGCTGTGCAGTATGCTGACGGCAGCTCGGATGAGGCTGGGTGTCCAAAGGCAGCTGcaagaagaaagaatgaagaatgaatga
- the LOC113546789 gene encoding uncharacterized protein LOC113546789 produces MAADLGWMSGHTSSLDITIISILFLIGYIALYTLCTTCFSETPECPEEKEIPSSLSLSVNLGDHQRTMNNVDVLSSMAHSSMPQVPAGPQHKNHTIVYSQQTNIYSHNRAKSDSYFSQQMTPRIPDTPAFSVRSTGAVSPGLPALPPIPPIFYLTTVQMEPPKESSSGQQPKTVKTVWDFVTLPEDQPNMNSGFTEIDSEEHPYACLDNVRVSGPSSPSHCDEADEDRWESESPYHMVTEWIEPTPTCDLATLLPVTDSEKAEELEFLFPPLPAVQDDQPLINTDRTAIYAAVNRKNKSQKSNKEAPVVQDTMVLDEDEAPPVPEKIFD; encoded by the exons ATGGCTGCAGACTTGGGTTGGATGTCAGGCCACACTTCCTCCTTAGACATCACCATTATCTCCATCCTCTTCCTCATTGGCTACAtcgcactctacacactctgCACCACCTGTTTCAG TGAGACTCCAGAGTGTCCAGAGGAGAAAGAAATACCctcatctctctcactgagt GTGAATCTAGGAGATCACCAGAGAACCATGAACAATGTGGATG TTCTAAGCTCTATGGCACACAGCAGTATGCCACAGGTTCCTGCTGGGCCTCAGCACAAGAACCACACCATTGTGTACAGCCAACAAACTAATATTTATTCCCATAACAGAG CCAAATCGGACAGTTACTTTAGCCAGCAAATGACGCCCAGGATTCCAGATACCCCTGCGTTCTCTGTCAGATCCACAGGTGCAGTGTCTCCAGGACTTCCTGCACTTCCACCAATTCCACCAATTTTCTATTTGACCACAGTCCAGATGGAACCACCAAAGGAGTCTTCTTCAGGACAGCAACCTAAGACAGTCAAAACTGTGTGGGACTTTGTTACACTTCCAGAAGATCAGCCAAATATGAACAGTGGGTTTACTGAGATAGACAGTGAGGAGCATCCCTATGCCTGTTTAGACAATGTTAGAGTCAGTGGACCTTCATCACCCTCCCactgtgatgaagctgatgaggACCGATGGGAGAGTGAGAGTCCCTACCACATGGTGACAGAATGGATAGAACCTACTCCTACTTGTGACTTAGCCACGCTCCTTCCTGTGACAGACAGTGAAAAGGCAGAGGAGTTGGAATTTCTTTTCCCACCTCTCCCAGCTGTCCAGGATGACCAGCCATTAATTAACACAGACAGAACTGCCATCTATGCAGCGGtgaacaggaaaaacaaaagtCAGAAAAGCAACAAAGAAGCTCCTGTTGTACAAGACACAATGGTGTTAGATGAGGACGAGGCCCCGCCTGTTCCAGAAAAAATATTTGACTAG
- the znf395b gene encoding zinc finger protein 395b — translation MAAVKSQAGPGAMQSTAGRKKEGLVRRCVQENADVQKHQQNSILQSSPGLGEEWTANSEQSNTLLFLQSSNVNLPYRSPESVEMDEIMAAMVLTSLSCSPVIQSPTQRDPLPHGPLDVECGGGELSDSGSSGYWSWEHGSVSPAPSPSVTETESSMGQLADEGLHMEPELGARDELETRRCKISSRGAYRCLWPGCGKVLTSRVGMKRHIRILHLGGPEQSHREEDFYYTEVSSEEEEPTPPSPSLSLTSGPWSSCSSTPSQPTSAEAPPSSSSLSQSAPSSVWQIHAEHLYQLTHPCAPIELTISPDSASSCDWTSAGLQLRPQISMSRSRSISVGEQWLQRNSVPSRSHTVSASPSRGHCSIRKGRGEAKKCRKVYGVERRDQWCNACRWKKACQRFPD, via the exons ATGGCAGCTGTGAAGTCCCAGGCAGGACCGGGGGCCATGCAGTCGACAGCAGGGCGAAAAAAGGAAGGCCTG GTCAGACGTTGTGTTCAGGAGAACGCAGACGTACAGAAACACCAGCAGAACTCCATCTTACAGTCGTCACCGGGTCTTGGGGAAGAGTGGACTGCCAATTCGGAGCAATCAAACACCCTCCTTTTCTTACAGTCTTCCAATGTCAACCTGCCATACCG GAGTCCTGAATCAGTAGAAATGGATGAGATCATGGCTGCGATGGTCCTCACCAGTCTGTCCTGTAGTCCAGTGATCCAGAGCCCCACACAGAGAGATCCCTTACCAC ATGGCCCACTGGATGTGGAGTGTGGTGGAGGGGAACTGTCGGACAGTGGCAGCAGCGGCTACTGGAGCTGGGAGCATGGCAGTGTCAGTCCTGCTCCCTCACCGTCCGTCACCGAGACAGAGAGCAGCATGGGACAGCTGGCAGATGAGGGGCTGCACATGGAGCCGGAGCTGGGGGCACGTGACGAGCTGGAGACCAGGCGGTGCAAG ATTTCGAGCAGGGGAGCGTATAGGTGTTTGTGGCCAGGCTGTGGCAAAGTGCTGACATCACGGGTTGGGATGAAACGTCACATTCGCATTCTCCATCTGGG TGGACCAGAGCAATCTCACAGAGAGGAAGATTTTTATTACACCGAGGTCTCCTCAGAGGAAGAGGAACCGACGCCTCCATCTCCTTCTCTGTCACTCACCAGTGGGCCCTGGTCCTCATGCAGCTCCACCCCCAGCCAGCCCACTTCCGCAGAGGCCCCGCCCTCTTCCAGCTCTCTCAGCCAATCCGCCCCCAGCAGTGTGTGGCAGATACACGCGGAACATCTCTACCAGTTGACACAT CCTTGTGCACCCATTGAGCTGACCATATCCCCAGACTCTGCTTCCTCCTGTGACTGGACTTCAGCTGGACTCCAGCTGAGACCTCAG ATCAGCATGTCACGTAGCCGTTCCATCAGCGTGGGCGAGCAGTGGCTACAGCGGAACAGTGTTCCCTCCAGATCGCACACCGTGAGTGCATCGCCATCCAGGGGCCACTGCTCCATCCG GAAAGGTCGAGGCGAGGCCAAAAAGTGCCGCAAGGTGTACGGTGTGGAGCGCAGGGATCAGTGGTGCAACGCTTGTCGCTGGAAGAAAGCCTGTCAGCGCTTCCCTGACTAA
- the pnocb gene encoding prepronociceptin b, which produces MKTPLWILLLLSLCVPGRSDCQGDCLTCALLLPPQQTFNTLVCLLECESQAFPAHTWDLCYQVVGLNPAALPSHDLSKRTDDEEKPLAIVKMEDEGVEYSEALERFRHMAQALSSHEPSEEAQKSDQFGETYDLGLDSGMEDEEEQGRVDKGEEQDQDGGATLNLSKRFGGFMKGRHGFRKLVSSGRPLQKRYGGFIGIRKSARKWNNQKRVSQLLRQYLSLTARTGRSGHFANLSAAAVRQKNEV; this is translated from the exons ATGAAGACACCACTTTGGATCCTTCTGCTGTTGAGTTTGTGTGTCCCTGGTCGCAGTGACTGCCAGGGAGATTGTTTAACCTGCGCACTTCTCCTGCCTCCACAGCAAACTTTCAACACCCTT GTGTGTTTGCTGGAATGTGAGTCCCAGGCGTTCCCAGCTCATACCTGGGATCTCTGCTACCAAGTGGTGGGTCTAAACCCAGCTGCATTGCCATCACACGATTTATCGAAGCGTACAGATGACGAAGAAAAGCCTCTGGCAATAGTGAAGATGGAGGATGAGGGCGTGGAATACTCAGAAGCTTTGGAGCGATTCCGCCACATGGCTCAGGCGCTCAGCAGTCACGAACCTTCTGAGGAGGCACAAAAATCGGATCAGTTTGGGGAAACCTATGACCTGGGGCTCGACTCTGGtatggaggatgaggaggagcaAGGCAGGGTTGATAAGGGGGAAGAGCAGGACCAAGATGGCGGCGCCACCCTCAATCTGTCTAAACGCTTTGGCGGCTTTATGAAAGGCCGTCACGGCTTCCGTAAGCTGGTGAGCTCGGGGAGACCCCTGCAGAAGCGCTACGGTGGCTTCATCGGGATCCGCAAGTCAGCCCGCAAGTGGAACAACCAGAAGCGGGTGAGCCAGCTGTTGAGGCAGTACCTGAGTCTCACCGCGCGCACGGGCCGCTCGGGCCACTTCGCCAACCTGTCTGCAGCTGCAGTTCGACAAAAGAATGAGGTTTAA